One genomic segment of Thalassospiraceae bacterium LMO-SO8 includes these proteins:
- the fliN gene encoding flagellar motor switch protein FliN: protein MAEDTAPEEKTETEKVHALYDVQVEITAVLGTAEMPISQILKLGRGAVVELNRTVGENIEIHANNRLVAKGEVVVVEDRLGVTLTEVLKISQSLKQ from the coding sequence ATGGCTGAAGACACCGCCCCCGAAGAGAAAACGGAAACTGAAAAGGTTCACGCTCTCTATGACGTTCAGGTGGAAATCACCGCCGTCCTCGGCACGGCGGAAATGCCGATCAGCCAGATCCTGAAGCTCGGCCGAGGCGCCGTCGTGGAATTGAACCGTACCGTCGGCGAGAACATCGAAATCCACGCCAACAACCGGCTGGTCGCCAAGGGCGAGGTCGTGGTCGTCGAGGACCGCCTGGGCGTCACCCTGACGGAAGTGCTGAAAATCAGCCAATCTCTTAAACAGTAA
- a CDS encoding acyl-CoA synthetase: protein MLTRTDSYDRLYGTFAWDIPARFNMGVDVCDKNAARDADAPALIVTSAEGDLVTYSFGALRALSNQAANMFGAHGLTRGDRIAVLLPQSVEAALTHVAAWKAGLISVPLFTLFGEDALNFRLADSGTAAVVTDMANYPKVAALAGVLPDLKRVYVIDAGADGQGFTDFWAALGHASDAFRPVDTAADDPGLIIYTSGTTGNPKGALHAHRCLLGHLPGVEMFHNFLGQPGDLMWTPADWAWIGGLMNTLMCAWHHGVPVVAHRARKYDPEEALALMARLSVRNTFMPPTALRLMSKLPPPRGRHALNLRSVASAGEPVGSELLHWGREALGLTINEFYGQTECNVVVATCAEIMDAKSGSMGRPAPGHAVDVIDGDGNVLPPGHEGDLACRAPDPVMLLEYWNNPAATQANLRNGWWRMGDTGYRDDDGYLWFVGRGDDVITSAGYRIGPGEIEDCLSRHPAVQLAAVIGVPDPIRTEAVKAFIVLMPGFEGGAATEQDIRDFVKTRLSSHEYPRQIEFVDQLPMTATGKIKRKDLRDAERAKTGHA, encoded by the coding sequence GCTGACCAGGACCGACAGCTACGACAGGCTCTACGGCACCTTCGCCTGGGATATCCCGGCGCGGTTCAACATGGGTGTCGATGTCTGTGACAAGAACGCGGCGCGCGATGCCGACGCACCGGCCTTGATCGTCACCTCGGCCGAGGGCGACCTGGTGACCTACAGCTTCGGGGCCCTGCGCGCCCTCTCGAACCAGGCCGCCAACATGTTTGGGGCCCATGGGCTGACGCGGGGCGACCGCATCGCCGTGCTGCTGCCGCAGTCGGTGGAGGCCGCCTTGACCCATGTCGCGGCCTGGAAGGCGGGCTTGATCTCGGTCCCCCTGTTCACCCTGTTCGGCGAGGACGCGCTGAACTTCCGGCTCGCCGATTCCGGGACAGCCGCCGTCGTCACGGACATGGCCAATTACCCCAAGGTCGCGGCCCTGGCCGGCGTCTTGCCGGACCTCAAACGGGTCTACGTCATCGACGCCGGGGCGGATGGCCAGGGATTCACGGATTTCTGGGCGGCGCTGGGCCACGCGTCCGACGCGTTCCGGCCGGTCGACACCGCCGCCGACGATCCCGGGTTGATCATCTATACCTCGGGCACCACGGGCAATCCCAAAGGGGCGCTGCATGCGCATCGCTGCCTTCTTGGCCATCTGCCGGGGGTGGAGATGTTCCACAACTTCCTCGGCCAGCCCGGCGACCTGATGTGGACCCCCGCCGACTGGGCCTGGATCGGCGGCCTGATGAACACCCTCATGTGCGCCTGGCACCACGGCGTGCCCGTGGTCGCCCACCGGGCACGCAAATACGACCCCGAGGAGGCGCTTGCCCTGATGGCGCGCTTAAGCGTGCGCAACACCTTCATGCCGCCGACGGCGCTGCGCCTCATGAGCAAGCTGCCGCCGCCCAGGGGCCGCCATGCGCTCAACCTGCGTTCCGTCGCCTCGGCGGGCGAACCCGTGGGGTCCGAACTGTTGCACTGGGGCCGCGAGGCCCTGGGCCTGACCATCAACGAATTCTACGGCCAGACGGAATGTAACGTGGTCGTCGCCACATGCGCCGAGATCATGGACGCCAAATCCGGTTCCATGGGCCGCCCTGCTCCGGGGCATGCGGTCGACGTCATCGACGGCGACGGCAACGTCCTGCCGCCGGGACACGAGGGCGACCTCGCCTGCCGGGCACCCGATCCGGTCATGCTGCTGGAATACTGGAACAACCCGGCCGCCACCCAGGCCAATCTGCGGAACGGCTGGTGGCGCATGGGCGACACCGGATACCGCGACGACGACGGCTACCTGTGGTTCGTCGGGCGCGGCGACGACGTCATCACCTCGGCCGGCTACCGCATCGGCCCCGGCGAGATCGAGGATTGCCTGAGCCGCCACCCGGCGGTGCAGCTGGCCGCCGTGATCGGCGTGCCCGATCCGATCCGCACCGAGGCCGTCAAGGCCTTCATCGTGCTGATGCCGGGGTTCGAGGGCGGGGCCGCGACGGAACAGGACATCCGAGATTTCGTGAAGACCCGCCTGTCGTCCCACGAATACCCACGGCAGATCGAATTCGTCGACCAATTGCCCATGACCGCGACCGGCAAGATCAAGCGCAAGGATCTGCGCGACGCCGAACGGGCGAAGACCGGCCATGCCTGA
- a CDS encoding gamma-glutamylcyclotransferase — MVDAAALSTIEWVFAYGSLMWNPGFAYTDRQPAALTGYHRAFCIYSHHYRGTPAKPGLVLGLDKGGSCRGIALRFAPDTRDAVVAYLNERELIGYAYRPAIVTVTLETGQPVAAYTFVTDPAHPQYAGDLGPARSAELIMAASGQSGLNRDYLMNTLTQLELMGFRDDALHALLARVQHLTGLLDQGGGI, encoded by the coding sequence ATGGTTGATGCCGCCGCGCTGAGCACCATCGAATGGGTTTTCGCCTATGGCTCGCTCATGTGGAATCCCGGGTTCGCGTATACGGACCGCCAGCCCGCCGCGCTGACCGGGTATCACCGGGCGTTCTGCATCTATTCCCACCATTACCGGGGCACCCCGGCGAAGCCCGGTCTGGTCCTGGGCCTGGACAAGGGCGGCAGTTGTCGGGGCATCGCCCTGCGTTTCGCCCCCGATACCCGCGACGCCGTCGTCGCCTACCTGAACGAACGGGAACTCATCGGATATGCCTACCGCCCGGCAATCGTCACGGTAACGCTTGAGACTGGACAGCCCGTCGCCGCCTATACCTTCGTGACGGACCCGGCCCATCCGCAATACGCGGGCGACCTCGGCCCGGCCCGGTCGGCGGAATTGATCATGGCCGCCTCCGGGCAAAGCGGGCTCAACCGCGATTACTTGATGAACACGCTTACTCAATTGGAATTAATGGGTTTTCGCGATGACGCCCTGCATGCGCTGTTGGCCCGGGTGCAGCATCTGACAGGCCTTCTCGACCAGGGCGGTGGGATTTGA
- a CDS encoding 2-hydroxychromene-2-carboxylate isomerase produces MPKTIDYYFTVTSPWSYLGDARLRAMAGRHGWRINHKPVDMGEVFAVSGGLPLAKRPPQRVAYRMMELKRWRARLGVPLTLEPAFFPAVDKMARRLILAAQHDGLDAQRLGDLVHAFMRTVWVDEKDIADPATLTAVLDGMGLDSAHLLARADSTDIDSVDRANTEQAKRIGVFGAPTYVIGDELFWGQDRLDFVEEKVSAQDHG; encoded by the coding sequence ATGCCCAAAACGATCGACTACTATTTCACCGTGACCTCACCGTGGTCCTATCTGGGGGACGCCCGGTTGCGCGCCATGGCCGGCCGGCACGGCTGGCGGATCAATCACAAGCCGGTCGACATGGGCGAGGTCTTCGCCGTCTCGGGCGGCCTGCCGCTGGCGAAACGCCCGCCGCAACGGGTCGCCTACCGCATGATGGAACTGAAGCGCTGGCGTGCCCGGCTCGGCGTGCCCCTGACGCTGGAGCCCGCCTTCTTTCCCGCCGTCGACAAAATGGCCCGGCGGCTGATCCTGGCCGCCCAGCATGACGGGCTGGACGCCCAACGGCTGGGCGACCTGGTCCATGCGTTCATGCGCACGGTCTGGGTCGATGAAAAGGACATCGCCGATCCGGCAACCTTGACCGCGGTTCTCGACGGCATGGGCCTGGACAGTGCACATCTGTTGGCCCGCGCCGACAGCACCGACATCGATTCGGTCGACCGGGCGAACACGGAACAAGCCAAACGCATCGGCGTATTCGGCGCGCCGACCTATGTCATCGGCGACGAGCTGTTCTGGGGCCAGGACCGCCTTGATTTCGTGGAGGAAAAGGTGTCCGCTCAGGACCATGGTTGA
- a CDS encoding 3-oxoacyl-[acyl-carrier-protein] synthase III C-terminal domain-containing protein: MTEHAFPPLPRLAALSTAVPPHRLAQADIRDWARGQFKGRVRDIARMLPAFDNAGIDTRYSCMPLDWFSEPRGWAEKNARYLEHALDLLTEAAESCLAAAGMTAGDVDALVTVSTTGIATPSLDARLFDRLPFRAETTRLPIFGLGCAGGVNGLARAAEIARARPGSRVLFLVVELCGLTFRGSDLSKSNVIATALFGDGAAAAVIATDGPGPRIVRSGEHTWPKSLDVMGWTVEEDGLGVVFSRDIPHLVETELPPVLRRYLAQDNLSLGHIDAFVAHPGGEKVVTALETVFGRAPGGLDHCRSVLRDFGNMSAATVLFVLRRTLDAGFGRVAGKRALLSALGPGFTAGFLTLETA, encoded by the coding sequence ATGACAGAACACGCGTTCCCTCCCCTGCCCCGGCTGGCCGCGCTCAGCACTGCGGTGCCGCCGCACCGGCTGGCCCAGGCCGACATCCGCGACTGGGCCCGCGGCCAGTTCAAGGGCCGTGTCCGCGACATCGCGCGCATGCTGCCGGCCTTCGACAACGCGGGCATCGACACCCGCTATTCCTGCATGCCGCTGGATTGGTTTTCCGAGCCGCGCGGCTGGGCGGAAAAGAACGCGCGCTATCTGGAGCACGCCCTGGACCTGCTGACCGAGGCCGCCGAGAGCTGCCTCGCGGCGGCGGGCATGACGGCCGGGGACGTGGACGCCCTGGTCACCGTGTCGACCACGGGGATCGCCACGCCCTCGCTCGACGCCCGCCTGTTCGACCGTCTGCCCTTCCGCGCCGAGACCACGCGCCTGCCCATCTTCGGCCTGGGCTGCGCCGGCGGCGTCAACGGTCTGGCCCGCGCCGCCGAAATCGCCCGGGCGCGGCCCGGCTCGCGCGTGCTGTTCCTGGTCGTGGAGCTCTGCGGCCTGACCTTTCGCGGCAGCGACCTGTCGAAAAGCAACGTCATCGCCACGGCCCTGTTCGGCGACGGTGCGGCGGCGGCCGTGATCGCCACCGACGGCCCCGGCCCCCGCATCGTCCGGTCGGGTGAACACACCTGGCCGAAATCCCTCGACGTCATGGGCTGGACAGTGGAGGAAGACGGCCTGGGCGTGGTGTTTTCCCGCGACATTCCCCACTTGGTGGAAACGGAACTGCCGCCCGTGCTGCGGCGCTATCTGGCCCAGGACAACCTGAGCCTCGGCCATATCGACGCCTTCGTCGCCCATCCCGGCGGGGAAAAGGTCGTCACGGCCCTGGAAACCGTGTTCGGCCGGGCGCCGGGCGGGCTCGATCATTGCCGCTCCGTGCTGCGCGATTTCGGCAACATGTCGGCGGCCACGGTGCTGTTCGTCCTGCGCCGCACGTTGGACGCCGGTTTCGGACGCGTGGCGGGCAAGCGGGCCCTTTTGTCGGCCCTCGGCCCCGGCTTCACCGCCGGCTTCCTGACCCTGGAAACGGCCTAG